A stretch of DNA from Brevibacterium sp. CBA3109:
CAGTGATGCCTGGCCTTGGGATGGGCATTCCGCCGCTTCGCGATGACCTCCCTGGCCTCTGCTTCATTGGCGACCGGTGCGAGGAATCCGATGAAACGCGACTTCTTGATCTCGATCTCGGCCTCGGCAGCGGTGGCGATGGTCCGGTAGGGCATGCCAGTCACTCTACCCAACGACACTGACACGGACCGTTTCGTCGGAATCTGATCTACGATGGGCGGACAAGCGCAGACCACGCGCGGCAGCTCGGTGCGCAGCACGTGTGTCGATTGCCTGAACAACGGTGAAAGGGTGATGTGTTGTGCAACAGCTCAGCGACAGTGAGATCTCAGCGATCAAGGACGAATCTGCCCGGGCCTATGAACTCGATCGGGCACACGTCTTCCATTCGTGGTCGGCTCAAGAGCTCATCGATCCGATGACAGTCTCCAGGGCTTCGGGGTCGACCATCGTCGATGGCCAGGGGCAGTCGTTCCTCGACTTCTCGTCACAGCTCGTCAACACCAACATCGGCCACCAGCATCCGACGGTCGTCCAGGCGATCAAAGACCAGGCCGACCTGCTGTGCACGATCAGCCCGGCCCACGTCAACGCTGCGCGGTCGGAGGCAGCCCGCCTCATCACCGACCGCACCCCGGCCGGACTTGACCATGTGTTCTTCACCAACGGCGGAGCCGATGCCAACGAGCACGCGATCCGTATGGCCCGGCTGCACACCGGTAAGCACAAGGTCCTCTCCCGTTACCGTTCGTACCACGGTGGCACCGAGACGGCCGTCAACGTCACCGGTGACCCGCGCCGCTGGTCGAACGATCGCGGAGACTCCGGCGTCGTCCACTTCTTCGGACCCTTCCTCTACCGGACCGAATTCTTCGCCACCACCGAGGCAGAGGAGACGGAGCGCGCCCTGCGTCACCTCGAGCGCACCATCGAGCTCGAGGGCCCGTCGACGATCGCCGCGATCATCCTCGAGACCATTCCCGGCACCGCCGGCATCATGATGCCGGGCAGCGAGTACATGCAGGGGGTCCGCGCCCTGTGCGACAAGCACGAGATCATCTACATCGCCGACGAGGTGATGGCCGGATTCGGACGCAGCGGCAAGTGGTTCGCCTTCGAGCACTTCGACGTCGTCCCCGACATCATCACCTTCGCCAAGGGTGTGAACTCCGGCTATGTGCCCTTGGGCGGAGTGATCATGAATGAGGCGATCTACGGTTCATTCGCGCAGAAGGCCTATCCTGGCGGACTGACCTACTCCGGCCACCCACTGGCCTGCGCCGCAGCAGTTGCGACGATGAAGGCAATGGACGAAGAGGGCATGATCGAGCATGCCCAGCGCATCGGTGAGGAGGTCATCGGACCCAGGCTGCGCCAGATCGCCGAGAACTCGAAACACGTTGGTGAGGTCCGCGGGGTCGGTGCCTTCTGGGCCATCGAGCTCGTCTGGGACAAGGAGTCCCGTGAGCCGCTGGCACCCTACGGCGGAGGCTCACCGGAGGTCGCCTCGGTCGTGTCCTCTCTCAAGGAACTCGGCGTGGTGCCCTTCAGCAACTACCACCGCCTCCACGTGGTCCCGCCGATCAACATCAGCGACGAAGATCTCGAAACCGGTTTGGGCGTCTTCGAGAAGGTGCTCACCGACCTCGACTTCTCCCGCTGACCCCTCCAGAAGCACCTGACGGCGGCCCAGCAACCTGGCGCGAGGTTGCTGGGCCGCCGTCAGGTAGTTTTAGCGGGCGTCGTGGGTGAACTTGCCGCCGAGGACGGTGGCGCGAACCGGGATCTGTGAGATCTCGGTCGGTGCCACCTCGGCGGGGTGAGCACCCAGCGCCACGAAGTCCGCGAGCTTCCCGCGGGTCAGCGTTCCCTTGTCCGCACCCTGGCCGGAAGCCTCGGCCGCGACCGAGGTGTAGGCGGCGATCGCCTCATCGGGGGTGAGGCACTCGTCGGCCGAACCCATGATGTCGCCATCGCGGGTCGCCCGGGTCACGTAGGCTTCGATCCCGCGCAGCACATTCCCATCGGCGCAGGGACGATCCGAGCTGCCTGCCATCAGCACACCGGCATCGACGAAGGACTTCCCCCGGTAGAGCAGCGGTCGACGTTCGGGGCCCATCGAGTTGTTCATCCCGTCGCCGATCGCCTCGGCGAACGCCGCCTGCGGGGTGACGGCGATGCCGTTGTCGGCCAGAGTGCGCAGGTGCTCGTCGTGGACGAGGCCAGCGTGCTCGATCCGGTTGGGAACGGCCCGGCGACCGTACCTGGCTTGGGCGTCGACGATATTCGCCACGGCCGCATCCACCGCGGCGTCACCGATCGCGTGCACGGCGACGGACCAGCCGGAGGCGTAGGTGTCGAGGATCTGCTTGCGCAGCGCCTCAGCATCGGCCTGGAGGTATCCGGCGTGATCCTTGCCCGTGTAGTTCTCCCGCAGAGCCGCAGTCTCTCCGCTCATTGCTCCGTCCATGAAGAACTTGACCGGTCCCAGCGCGACGAGGTCATCGCCGAGGCCGGTGCGGACTCCCGCATCGAGGCCGATTCCGAAGCCGTCGGCGGAGTTCGCAGCGATCTCGTGGAGACCGTCAGCCTGCGGCAGAAGCTGGGCGCGGGCACGCAGCTTGCCCTCTTCGCGGGCGCGCAGATAGGCGGTGATTTCGATCGGGGAGTGACCGATCCACCCGTAGGCGATGCCGCAGTCTCCGAACGAGGTGATGCCCTCCTTCGCGTAGTACGCGGTCGCCAGGTCCAGAGCCTCGACGATCGTATCGAGTGAGTAGGGGCGGATGAGGTCCTGCACGAGCTCCTGC
This window harbors:
- a CDS encoding aspartate aminotransferase family protein, which translates into the protein MQQLSDSEISAIKDESARAYELDRAHVFHSWSAQELIDPMTVSRASGSTIVDGQGQSFLDFSSQLVNTNIGHQHPTVVQAIKDQADLLCTISPAHVNAARSEAARLITDRTPAGLDHVFFTNGGADANEHAIRMARLHTGKHKVLSRYRSYHGGTETAVNVTGDPRRWSNDRGDSGVVHFFGPFLYRTEFFATTEAEETERALRHLERTIELEGPSTIAAIILETIPGTAGIMMPGSEYMQGVRALCDKHEIIYIADEVMAGFGRSGKWFAFEHFDVVPDIITFAKGVNSGYVPLGGVIMNEAIYGSFAQKAYPGGLTYSGHPLACAAAVATMKAMDEEGMIEHAQRIGEEVIGPRLRQIAENSKHVGEVRGVGAFWAIELVWDKESREPLAPYGGGSPEVASVVSSLKELGVVPFSNYHRLHVVPPINISDEDLETGLGVFEKVLTDLDFSR
- a CDS encoding amidohydrolase produces the protein MNIDAIFTDLDAHTLDPTRPRAQKIGVFAGRIIGFDEELDGVSADRVESLGGATVLPGFNDVHCHTAWFGLTLASIDVTALPGGLSDVYAALERAAATTPAGEWINATGYGHRDYDGQYPELSRLDEITGDRPLFMRQTSGHAAIVNTEAMRRAGILEPGFADPVGGKVVTDSAGHPTGLLEETAQELVQDLIRPYSLDTIVEALDLATAYYAKEGITSFGDCGIAYGWIGHSPIEITAYLRAREEGKLRARAQLLPQADGLHEIAANSADGFGIGLDAGVRTGLGDDLVALGPVKFFMDGAMSGETAALRENYTGKDHAGYLQADAEALRKQILDTYASGWSVAVHAIGDAAVDAAVANIVDAQARYGRRAVPNRIEHAGLVHDEHLRTLADNGIAVTPQAAFAEAIGDGMNNSMGPERRPLLYRGKSFVDAGVLMAGSSDRPCADGNVLRGIEAYVTRATRDGDIMGSADECLTPDEAIAAYTSVAAEASGQGADKGTLTRGKLADFVALGAHPAEVAPTEISQIPVRATVLGGKFTHDAR